In Besnoitia besnoiti strain Bb-Ger1 chromosome I, whole genome shotgun sequence, the genomic window AGTCAGTTCGTCCGGCATCGGAGACACCGAGTGAGCACGTTGGTATGTTGTTATTCCCACGAAAAAACCAAAAGATGTCAAGAGCTAGAGCAGCATGGCACAGACGTAACAACTCCCAGAAAGACATTTACCGGAGCAATGCATGTGTGACAGATTGCCACAACAATCACCCGGCGTACACGGTAAGGAGCCCCTCATGGCTGAAGATGCCCTTGCTAATTCAAACCGATTTCTTCGCGAGGCATGACGCCACACGAACCACCGGACCAACGTCCATCTTCAATCGCAACGTAAGAATTAAAAAATGTGACAGCGTTGCGCTTTAAAATCCATGTAGGTGGCGCCATCGGTGTACAACAAATTCCGAGTTGGAACGGAGAAAGGGGAGGAACTGGCTTCGCGGAAGCTCAGGCCATCAAACGAAACGAAGGATGATCTCAATGTATTGTTTAACTGGAGTCGTCTTCACGGATGTCCGAGTAGTTCTGAAGGCACAATGCATAGCAACACAAGACAGCAATAACGAGAACACAGTGGGAAACACGAATTTGATACAATGCGTAGAACTCACAACTGAGCATTTCGGTAGAAGCATCCCGCCGAGTTTAACCTACCTCTCCACCGTCTTCTTCAATTGCCTGCAAGAAGGGCTTCTGGGAAGTCTGCGAACCGGTCTCAAGCTCGTTAGCGTCAGCCATATCATCCCTGGGTGGGCGACCGCCTCCGCCACGggtgtcgcgcgccgcctcgacaTCTGCAGCGTTGGTGATCACGTCGTACGCGCAGAAGGTACGGCCTGCCAGGACAAGGATGATGCAGATGAATCCTTGCCAGCCGGGGACGCCGAAGCCCAGACCAATAAGGAAAACGAGCCCAATAGACACGATTTCAAGGAAGCGCCACGGAGCTTGTCCCGTGCGGCGGATGAGACGGTTAGACACAATGTTCTTCAGGAACGGCAGGGCACCAACTGTCACCAAACAGCCCCACACTTGCCACGTGTGCAAAAGGGTGAAGTTCATCGGGAGGGTGGTGAACACTTTCCattcgccgcagaggaggcaaaGGATGGGCAGGACGGCAACGCCAATGACATGCTGGTGGTTGTACAGAAGGTTGCCTCTGCCATCGACTTCGTGCATCACCTTCTGCAGGTATGCGGCACGGAAAGCAGCGGAAAAGATGGAATACAAAATTGCCCATGGAAGCACTTGAGCACTGACGGTCTTAGAGTCAGTGCACCCAAGAACAAAGGCAAGCATAAGCAGTCCCATCGCCTGCCATCTCATTGGCATATATTCCTCACCACACCCGATGAATCGGGTAACGTGATGAAGGACGACAGCGAACGAGACAATAACCGGCAGGGTGGCAACACACGTCGTGCGGTACAGAACGACGTTGGCGAGTACCAGCATCACGGCGTTCACGATGGCCGGCACCACGATCTTCTTAAGAAGTTTCTTGTCAAGTTCAACGCGGGGAAAGTACGCGAATTTCGGAAATTCCTTCCCAGTTTCACCCAAACACCATGCCATGAAGAGGCCCTGTGCCAATTGCCACCAGGTGACAAACACGGGGAAGGGCACGACGTCAAGGAATAGACGGTACATAACGAAGACATTGGACAATGTGAGGATGAGGAAAAGGATTTCAGCCGTGACGATTTCCGGGTCCTGAACGAACCGACGGACTTCCTGCCACGTGGGCAGACGGATGTCCTGAATGCTTGCCATTGTTCCAAGGTCTTGGAATAATTGCAGTTAGGATCTGTGAGAGCGCTGGCACGGCCCTGGAGAGAAAAAGCCACCCCGTCTACCACCGGGGCAGTGAGTTAAGGCAGAAAACCGAGACACATTCACACACAATACTAATGGAAAGAGAAAGTAGACGGAAAAACAGTAGAAACAGAAATTTCTAGAAGATAACCAGGAGGTAGTGCCTCGGGGAGACCACGCAGCGAGAACGAAACAAAGCGAAGGGCTGCTCCGTCGTGTTACGCGCTGTCTGCTGGGATGCTTTTTCGCGCAGACGGCACGGGCACAATAGACTCTTCCACCTTGTACGCAGCAGAAATGAGAGTGAAGGGTTCCAGGTAAACGAAAACACGATTGTCTCGGTGAGTTTCTGGCAGAAAGAACCAGATTCTCCCTGATGTCCGAAAAACAAtcgaagaaaggaaaaatAAACAGTCGCTTGCAAGGTGTCCACACCACGGCGCCGTAGCAGGCTGTCGTGTCCGCCGTCTTGGCGGCAGCTCAACTGCAGGGCACGCACGCAGCTGAGAGCGTGGCCCAGCCCGGAGCGCCCTGTCGAGCCAACAGAAATTCGCTCACCCTACAGCGCTCGGAAGCTACCTTATTCACAGCCCTGGAAGCGAGAGAGCCCTTTTCGGCCGGAAAAttcggctgcgcgagcgtTAGTGGGAGCGGCGGCTTTTTTGCTCGCAAGACACGGCACCGCTAGTACAGGGGAAGGAGCTTAACGAAAAAACCCCTGTCACGCAACACCGATCGCCGAGAAGCAATCGGGGCGGCCCAGCCGTGCGTGCAGCAAAGGTTGGAATGTCTTGCAATTTTTTTCACATTTGCGGTTATTTGTTGCAGGGCATCGCTATTCCTGAGGTGCTGGCGCTGCACCAATTTTTTCTTCACAGCCGTGGCACGGAATGACTTCCCTCTTCCCGTTCCCGAAGTAGTCACTCGCTTTGCTGTTGCCCGTTGGACCGAGACGCGTTTTGACTCAGTTCCGTTCCAAGCGATTAGCGCCCTTCCACGTGCGTTGGACGTAGACACTTCAGTGTTCAGTGAGCTACAGGACAGAGAGTTAGCCTTTGCTGCCAAGACGCTTGGGGATATTAAAGACAGGAGTTTTGCTGCAACGAGCGCACGTAGGGACGGCGCTacggcggacggcggcatTTCAATCGGTCGTAGAAACAGATTTTTGCGCTGCCTCATCTCGCACCTAGTAGCAATCCAGGCGCAGGGTAGGGCTGTGTCTCTGGATTGCAACCCATTTTGCCGAGGCATCACTACAGTGTGTCTGTCCGACAGTTTTAAGGATTGGACGTACATGCCCTCATGGGTCGCGTGTCGTATCTGGATCAAGTCATCTGCATGGGATATCAAGGTGCGAAAAAGCGAAGCCCGCTCAATCCTGCTACCAGCGATCCAGTCCTTGACTGCTGCCACGTGTGTATAGAGCTTTGACATCAGCGCCAGTTTGGTAGAGCTGTTCGTGGATAGCAAAAGGCTTTTGCCTGTTGATACGCACAACTAACGCAGGAGTACACTTTGGCAGCTCCCCATCGAGTTTCTGGTAAGCTCAGAGAGTGCACGACTGAGAAGGAGCCCATGCAGTAAAGTCGGAGGCGGGGCCGCCCAAGAGACAGAGTGGAGGCGCGGTGGCCTTCAAGTGGCTTCGCTGAGGAAGCATCTTATGGACAGACGCTGAATTTATTTGGGTGTCTCTGCTGTGGCGGTTTGATGTGTTGGTCATCTATTGACACCAAAACGAATTGATGACCCTTGTCACACGCGGTAAAATCACACGTGCATTCGACAAAACCCCTGGCAATGGAAAATGCTAGCGTGTAGTGTGCCTTTGCCGCTGCCATACACTCTCGAGCGGATAGGCTTTCTTGGTTCCCAGATAGGGGTGATGTTAGAGCAGCTCCATACCTAGCGAAGATGAACACGAGGCATATCTGAAAGCGGAATGCcatcaatatatatatatatatatatatatatatgtatatatgggGAGATACGGCCGAAGTAATGTGCAACACTATGTTTCTTTGCTAGGGCTCGTTAGAGAGAATGCGTCCGAGTAAAGCTACATTCAATTCGTAAAAGCAATCAGTCCTGCAGAGACAAAAATCCTGCCACTCCGGCTTTGATGGGGACCGCCTCAGGATCTGAAGTGGGCAGCTCAACGCTGATGACGTAGTTAGTTGAATGGCCCGTCGTTGACAGAGTCCCTTTTCGACTGGGAACCTTATAGATGGGGCACTTATATATCCCGGTAATGGGAGGAGCCCTATCTGGCGTTGGCAACAACCATAGCACCGGGAGTTCCTCAAACAAGATCTTGGGCTTGGATGGAGCCTACGGACACCACAGAATCGAAGCGTTCCGTAGGCTTTTCCAGGCATGTGGGACCGCTTCGCAGACGCGAACCGTGGGCAGAACCGCTACGTATGGAGAGCGGAAATCCTCCTTAAGTACCAGCAAAGATGCTGGCGTATGGAAGGATTTTGCACACAtgcttcttcgcagccgtCACAAGATGCAGATCGAGGTGCACAGCACCGAAATTTACGATTGTGATCGCCGAGTAACAACCGCAGATCCAGGTTGCTGGTGCCTTgcctcgccagcggcgtGACTGCTAACGGTTTATGCATGCTGCCAGTAAAAGCTTCAGCGAGAGGTAGAAATTGTAAATGGAGCAAAATTTGGCGTCTGTGTTCTAATCTTTGCTGCCTCCGAGGAAAAGTCTACACACCAGAAAGTGCCTATCTATAGCAACCCATGCTTTTCAGGTATGCCTTCGATGGCAAGAGACACCATATAGGGGATGCCACATCTTCAAGTGCGTACAGGTGAATACTCTCTAGAGCCCTTCGTTTTCCCGACGTCTTCTCTGTTTCGAGCCATCCCTGTGCGAGTGTTGCTAAGCGCCTGCTGTTAGAGTTACCTCGTCATTCACCGCTGCAGTTGCAAATGTGGTAAAGGATCGAAATTGTGTGTTCATACTACGTGTATGAAAGAGCTTTCGCACCAAGAGATGCTTTTCTCTGTCCCATCGGCTGCCTTCGAGGAAAATGCCATGTACGTAGCACCCTTCGTGTGGACGTTCTTTCACTGTTGTAGCATCTAGATCGTCCATCAGCTTGTACTCAAATGACAGGCGGTCGACAGCGATCCTACACTTCCTTGCATAGTTTTGTAGCACGCCAGTCAAGAAAGCCTGCAGCGTAGAAAAGGAAATCTAGTCGAACTCCTAAGGCCGGCGCACAAGAACCAAACTTCCTTCTGGATGCTATACTAGTGTGGCTCTGCAGGCCGAAGGGTTCACGACAATGAACACCATTTGATTTAACCTATGAACAACGCTATGCCACACGCACCCTGCACCCGCAATGAACTGCGAGCTGCCTACCGAGACCCGAATACTTGGAGGGGTGGGGGTGGCACAGTAGAGACTTAGTGGACGTACAGCTGTGGAGCAGAAGAGCTTCGGAAGAGTCCGGTGATGCTCTTCCTCATCCAGGATGCACCTTGCCGATTTGACAGGGCCAAAAATCCTGAACTCGTAAATTATGTTTCGTGCGGCTCGATACCACCAGAGTCGAAGGAAACAGACGGACACCTGCCGCGACACAGATGCACTGCCTTACTTGAGGGAAGAAGAGTCCGGAGATCCAGAAACAGACTGGAACTCCACTATCAATCCACTTCTGTATGAA contains:
- a CDS encoding GAP40 protein (encoded by transcript BESB_003780) gives rise to the protein MASIQDIRLPTWQEVRRFVQDPEIVTAEILFLILTLSNVFVMYRLFLDVVPFPVFVTWWQLAQGLFMAWCLGETGKEFPKFAYFPRVELDKKLLKKIVVPAIVNAVMLVLANVVLYRTTCVATLPVIVSFAVVLHHVTRFIGCGEEYMPMRWQAMGLLMLAFVLGCTDSKTVSAQVLPWAILYSIFSAAFRAAYLQKVMHEVDGRGNLLYNHQHVIGVAVLPILCLLCGEWKVFTTLPMNFTLLHTWQVWGCLVTVGALPFLKNIVSNRLIRRTGQAPWRFLEIVSIGLVFLIGLGFGVPGWQGFICIILVLAGRTFCAYDVITNAADVEAARDTRGGGGRPPRDDMADANELETGSQTSQKPFLQAIEEDGGENYSDIREDDSS